A stretch of Aedes aegypti strain LVP_AGWG chromosome 2, AaegL5.0 Primary Assembly, whole genome shotgun sequence DNA encodes these proteins:
- the LOC110675502 gene encoding prisilkin-39-like isoform X1, with product MASFKATILFAVIALFALVSAIPAPQQPAARQPIAPRPAGVGPAPADDLEAASEDKDLKGASSFGYGYYGYPGYYGGYYGYPGYYGYGRGYPYYRYGGYWY from the exons ATGGCATCGTTCAAAGCT ACCATCCTCTTCGCCGTCATTGCCCTGTTCGCCCTCGTATCCGCCATCCCAGCTCCACAGCAGCCAGCGGCCCGGCAACCGATTGCTCCCCGCCCAGCCGGAGTTGGCCCCGCTCCAGCCGATGACCTGGAAGCTGCCTCCGAAGACAAGGACCTGAAGGGTGCGTCCTCGTTCGGCTACGGATACTACGGCTACCCCGGCTACTACGGTGGATACTACGGTTATCCTGGATACTACGGATATGGTC GTGGATACCCATACTACCGCTACGGAGGATACTGGTACTAA
- the LOC110675502 gene encoding shematrin-like protein 1 isoform X2 codes for MASFKATILFAVIALFALVSAIPAPQQPAARQPIAPRPAGVGPAPADDLEAASEDKDLKGASSFGYGYYGYPGYYGGYYGYPGYYGYGGYPYYRYGGYWY; via the exons ATGGCATCGTTCAAAGCT ACCATCCTCTTCGCCGTCATTGCCCTGTTCGCCCTCGTATCCGCCATCCCAGCTCCACAGCAGCCAGCGGCCCGGCAACCGATTGCTCCCCGCCCAGCCGGAGTTGGCCCCGCTCCAGCCGATGACCTGGAAGCTGCCTCCGAAGACAAGGACCTGAAGGGTGCGTCCTCGTTCGGCTACGGATACTACGGCTACCCCGGCTACTACGGTGGATACTACGGTTATCCTGGATACTACGGATATG GTGGATACCCATACTACCGCTACGGAGGATACTGGTACTAA